Proteins encoded by one window of Monoglobus pectinilyticus:
- a CDS encoding transposon-transfer assisting family protein, translated as MNIRFTIEEENIIAIYAEDSRERTIDNINSAMPYMDEDMRQLAATAVNKLQSMTDSAFSETVFTLTDDE; from the coding sequence ATGAATATCCGCTTTACCATTGAGGAAGAAAACATAATTGCGATTTACGCCGAGGACAGCCGGGAAAGGACGATTGATAATATCAACTCTGCCATGCCCTACATGGACGAGGATATGCGCCAGCTTGCCGCCACAGCGGTAAACAAGCTGCAATCCATGACGGACAGCGCATTTTCCGAAACTGTCTTTACTCTCACCGACGACGAATAA
- a CDS encoding SLOG family protein, with the protein MITCTFAGHREVFGSCTQKIENALETLIENEDTLYCYVGGMGEFDGFSAAAVRNLKRKYPNKEIRLTLVLPYMQQKLNEYKEYYETSFDDILIPAELAEIHYKRAIPARNRWLVDNSDYLIVMVWRDFGGAYTTLRYAQKQGKKIILLER; encoded by the coding sequence ATGATTACTTGCACCTTTGCAGGGCATAGAGAAGTTTTCGGCTCCTGCACTCAAAAAATAGAAAACGCGCTTGAAACGCTGATCGAAAATGAAGATACGTTATATTGTTACGTCGGCGGTATGGGAGAGTTCGACGGATTTTCCGCTGCTGCTGTCCGCAATCTGAAAAGAAAATACCCAAACAAAGAAATCCGGCTGACGCTTGTTCTTCCCTATATGCAACAAAAATTAAACGAGTATAAGGAGTATTACGAAACGAGTTTTGATGATATTCTTATCCCGGCAGAGTTAGCGGAGATACACTATAAGCGGGCAATACCCGCCCGCAACAGGTGGCTTGTGGATAATAGCGACTATTTGATTGTTATGGTTTGGCGCGACTTCGGCGGGGCATATACGACGCTGCGGTACGCACAAAAACAGGGAAAAAAGATAATCTTGCTGGAACGATAA
- a CDS encoding antirestriction protein ArdA has protein sequence MPYSSYDHDKLETAETMRIERRIYFEAKDGEIAPYVSLPPEQLHAMREESAAAEQAIFNDLARRAAAWEEQAGKTLLLDKAIEYTRTTVVQHTSNEWQKGEYDRYTRSNRVYQMNYHIYENTRYDKEAQQSIPYSWTLTWSVRTNSPSRTQAKIAGQDRKVFTDKAAMEKYLNGRIKAYDRLFTEISPPIPQEYADYFKVNGMLMPDYTIEGEEPPQQQQATAIPENTGQEKEREHMDGQFSIMIGNRSRFEAGDPSGYWLDMPATKEQLHEAMQSVGITADNPQDFSIRGYSDDPEKHIALPYDMVCAASVDELNFLAARIEQLDPAEIGKLNAALQQKNGFENIGQVIDFTYNVDFYVHIPEVHTYRDLGDYYLNQSGMVQMPEEWKGGIDLAAFGRNAAEQEKGAFTEYGYLVESGDEWERQFEGREVPEEYRIMSYPQQERGEQDKVFMDVAEAQQTETPPAEPPQPRPVVPIILSSEKPGDKVKEITARLEQGIQAIFDSDRYKEFLTAMSKFHDYSLNNTILIAMQGGNLVKGYSQWQKEFDRHVKSGEKGIKIFAPAPYKVKKLVDKIDPDTRKPILDSEGKTVKEEKEVTVPAFKVVTVFDISQTEGKEFPDLSVKPLLADVEQYEDFFAALEKASPVPIAFEQITNGANGYFSLTDKRIAIKEGVSELQAVKTAIHEIAHAKLHDVDLNAPLEEQNRIDRRSREVQAESVAYTVCQHFGLDTSDYSFGYVAGWSSGKEMTELKASLETIQETAKELITEIEGHFTELQQQRQAEQEQAQQTPVFDKLSPEQQQALSDTVKDTLQLLVDADKRIYGDVTGKTLEAIAAQGYSYKDGQLEKQQPEATPESLMTGETVRTPRGNFCITDMSREQIEAAGFGFHHASEDGKYLIMGNGTQAYAIAAEQPQRDNPLKHVEDIVEQNDNNFDGIINNTPQTPTIADLEQRAKAGEAISVTDLAKAVKAEKREQPQKKPSILKKLDEYKKQAAPQPKDKQKEQKKDLEV, from the coding sequence ATGCCGTATTCTTCATACGACCATGACAAATTGGAAACCGCCGAAACCATGCGGATAGAACGCCGGATATATTTTGAAGCAAAGGACGGGGAGATTGCCCCCTATGTTTCTTTGCCGCCGGAGCAGCTACACGCCATGCGCGAGGAAAGCGCGGCAGCGGAACAGGCGATTTTTAACGACCTTGCAAGACGCGCCGCCGCTTGGGAGGAACAGGCGGGAAAAACGCTTTTGCTTGACAAAGCGATTGAATACACAAGGACAACCGTTGTGCAGCACACTTCTAACGAGTGGCAGAAAGGCGAATATGACCGATACACCCGCAGCAACCGGGTATATCAGATGAACTACCACATTTACGAGAATACCCGCTACGACAAAGAAGCGCAGCAATCTATCCCGTATTCATGGACGCTTACATGGAGCGTGCGCACCAACAGCCCAAGCAGAACCCAAGCGAAGATCGCCGGACAGGACAGAAAGGTTTTCACCGATAAGGCGGCTATGGAAAAGTATCTGAATGGGCGTATCAAAGCGTATGACCGCTTGTTTACGGAAATCTCCCCGCCTATCCCGCAGGAGTACGCCGACTATTTCAAAGTAAACGGTATGCTCATGCCGGACTACACCATAGAGGGCGAGGAACCGCCGCAACAGCAACAGGCGACAGCTATCCCCGAAAATACCGGGCAGGAAAAGGAGCGTGAACACATGGACGGACAGTTTTCAATTATGATAGGCAACCGCAGCCGCTTTGAAGCGGGCGACCCAAGCGGTTATTGGCTGGATATGCCCGCCACAAAGGAGCAGCTTCACGAAGCTATGCAGAGCGTCGGCATTACCGCAGACAACCCGCAGGATTTTTCCATTCGCGGTTATTCCGACGACCCGGAGAAACATATTGCCTTGCCTTATGACATGGTATGCGCCGCCAGCGTGGACGAACTCAATTTTCTTGCGGCGCGGATTGAGCAGCTGGACCCCGCCGAGATCGGCAAGCTGAACGCAGCCTTGCAGCAGAAAAACGGCTTTGAGAACATCGGACAGGTAATCGACTTCACCTACAACGTGGATTTCTACGTCCATATTCCCGAAGTACATACCTACCGCGATTTGGGCGACTACTACTTAAATCAATCCGGCATGGTACAAATGCCCGAAGAATGGAAAGGCGGGATTGACCTTGCCGCTTTTGGCAGAAACGCCGCCGAGCAGGAAAAAGGCGCGTTTACCGAATACGGCTATCTCGTCGAAAGCGGCGACGAGTGGGAGCGTCAATTTGAGGGGCGCGAAGTGCCGGAGGAATACCGCATTATGAGTTACCCGCAGCAAGAGCGCGGCGAACAGGATAAAGTCTTTATGGACGTAGCCGAAGCGCAGCAGACAGAAACGCCGCCCGCCGAGCCGCCGCAGCCCCGCCCCGTCGTGCCGATTATCCTTTCTTCTGAAAAACCCGGCGACAAGGTAAAGGAGATCACCGCCCGTCTGGAACAGGGCATACAAGCAATTTTTGACAGCGACCGCTACAAAGAGTTTTTAACGGCTATGTCAAAGTTTCACGATTACAGCTTGAATAACACTATCCTAATTGCCATGCAGGGCGGCAATTTGGTAAAGGGCTATTCACAATGGCAGAAAGAGTTTGACCGCCATGTGAAAAGCGGCGAGAAAGGTATTAAAATCTTTGCCCCCGCGCCCTACAAGGTAAAAAAGCTGGTGGATAAAATCGACCCCGACACAAGAAAGCCCATACTTGACAGCGAGGGAAAGACGGTTAAGGAAGAAAAGGAAGTTACCGTTCCCGCCTTTAAGGTTGTAACCGTCTTTGACATTTCGCAGACCGAGGGCAAGGAGTTTCCCGACCTCTCCGTTAAACCGCTGCTTGCCGATGTAGAACAGTACGAGGACTTTTTCGCTGCCCTTGAAAAAGCGTCCCCCGTTCCGATTGCTTTTGAGCAGATCACAAACGGCGCAAACGGATATTTCAGCTTGACCGATAAGCGAATTGCTATCAAAGAGGGTGTGAGTGAGCTGCAAGCGGTTAAGACCGCCATTCACGAAATCGCCCATGCGAAGCTGCATGACGTGGACTTAAACGCCCCGCTGGAGGAACAAAACCGCATTGACCGCCGCAGCCGCGAGGTACAGGCTGAAAGCGTTGCCTATACGGTGTGTCAGCATTTCGGGCTTGATACGTCCGATTACTCTTTCGGGTATGTTGCCGGGTGGAGCAGCGGCAAGGAAATGACCGAATTAAAAGCGTCCCTTGAAACGATACAGGAAACCGCAAAGGAACTCATTACCGAGATTGAGGGACATTTTACCGAATTGCAGCAGCAGCGGCAAGCCGAGCAGGAGCAAGCGCAGCAGACCCCCGTATTTGATAAGCTATCTCCCGAACAGCAGCAAGCCCTATCCGATACCGTAAAAGATACGCTGCAACTGCTTGTAGACGCAGACAAGCGGATTTATGGCGACGTTACGGGCAAGACCCTTGAAGCAATCGCAGCGCAAGGGTATTCCTACAAAGACGGGCAGCTTGAAAAGCAGCAGCCGGAAGCGACCCCCGAAAGCCTTATGACGGGCGAAACCGTCAGAACGCCGCGAGGAAACTTTTGCATTACCGACATGAGCCGCGAACAGATCGAAGCGGCGGGCTTTGGGTTTCATCATGCGTCGGAGGACGGGAAGTATCTCATTATGGGAAATGGTACACAGGCTTATGCCATAGCTGCCGAGCAGCCGCAGCGGGATAATCCCTTAAAGCACGTTGAGGACATTGTAGAGCAGAACGACAACAACTTTGACGGGATTATCAATAATACGCCGCAAACGCCCACCATCGCGGATTTGGAGCAGCGGGCAAAGGCGGGTGAAGCGATCTCCGTTACCGACCTTGCGAAAGCGGTAAAAGCCGAGAAACGGGAGCAACCGCAGAAGAAACCGTCCATTTTGAAGAAGCTGGATGAGTACAAGAAACAGGCGGCGCCGCAGCCGAAAGACAAGCAGAAAGAGCAGAAAAAGGATTTGGAGGTTTGA
- a CDS encoding cysteine-rich VLP domain-containing protein, with protein MIRLDEKQYRAVKKMTRAACANNDCGNCLLLDDGETCVCVQSISYSLLCRYFREAVLPADRQLCEQITRSGETDLKRCAVCGSTFAAGSNRAKYCPDCAAKIRRRQKAESERNRRLRIKTTT; from the coding sequence ATGATTAGGCTTGATGAAAAGCAGTATCGAGCCGTTAAGAAAATGACCCGCGCCGCGTGCGCCAACAACGATTGCGGGAACTGTCTGCTATTGGACGACGGGGAAACTTGCGTTTGTGTGCAGAGTATCAGCTATTCGCTGTTATGCCGTTATTTCCGCGAAGCGGTTTTACCCGCAGACAGGCAGCTATGCGAACAGATCACCCGCAGCGGGGAAACCGATTTGAAGCGTTGCGCGGTATGCGGCAGCACGTTTGCGGCGGGCAGCAATCGGGCAAAATACTGTCCCGATTGTGCGGCAAAGATACGCCGCAGACAGAAAGCGGAAAGTGAGAGAAACAGGCGTTTACGGATAAAAACAACTACATAG
- a CDS encoding helix-turn-helix domain-containing protein yields MELDYRAIGKRIKIARIKADLTQEALAEKASLSTTHMSNIETGNSKLSLPTIVSLANALSVSVDEFLCDSVIHSKDIFSQEIQDLVSDCDEYEIRMIADFVRAAKETIRKNAKLKE; encoded by the coding sequence ATGGAATTAGATTATAGAGCGATTGGCAAGCGCATAAAGATTGCCCGTATTAAAGCGGATTTGACACAGGAAGCATTAGCAGAAAAAGCGTCGCTTTCCACAACACACATGAGCAACATCGAAACAGGCAACTCCAAATTGAGTTTGCCGACGATTGTATCTTTGGCAAATGCCCTTTCCGTTTCTGTTGACGAGTTTTTATGTGATAGCGTGATACACTCCAAAGATATTTTTTCGCAGGAGATACAAGACCTTGTTTCCGATTGCGACGAATACGAAATCCGCATGATTGCAGACTTTGTAAGGGCGGCAAAGGAAACCATACGCAAAAATGCCAAACTGAAAGAGTGA